In Polynucleobacter sp. TUM22923, one genomic interval encodes:
- the hrpA gene encoding ATP-dependent RNA helicase HrpA, with protein sequence MPASNTTRSLEIRFPEELPVSGQRQIIKDALTNSQVVIVCGETGSGKTTQLPKICLDLGRGTINGGRLIGHTQPRRIAATATAKRIAQELGSPIGQDVGYQVRFADKTSQGASIKLMTDGILLAETQRDPQLRAYDTLIIDEAHERSLNIDFLLGYLRQLLPKRPDLKLIITSATIDAKRFSEHFTIAGKAAPVIEVSGRLFPVEQRYEPVEPDVKPDGKKVSKQAKEIPEAVTEAITQVWREGAAGAGDVLVFLPGEREIRDCAEAIRKDHVLQQRFHPEVLSLFARQSVAEQERVFNPGNGRRIILTTNVAETSLTVPNIRYVVDSGLARVKRYSYRNKVEQLQIESISQAAANQRAGRCGRVSDGICIRLYSEQDYLSRPKFTDPEILRSSLAAVLLRMSSLRLPRVQEFPFIDKPLGRAIADGVQLLDELGAIAYDENVVGDNSDINNHFKLTAIGKQLADLPLDPRIGRMLLAAKEQQALREVTIIASALATQDPRERPLEQAAAADQAHLQFADERSEFLNFVKLWDWYQDALQHKQSNRQLENLCRSKFLSPRRLREWRDVHGQLHTMLGEKGWKENPLPATYEQVHLSLLTGLLGYVAKKEEDEKSQERGSKTGGYIGARGIRPFIWPGSTIGKKAGAWILAGELQETNRMYARTIAKIEPQWVERVAGHRLIKSLSDPFWDARQGEVMAFERGTLYGLPIYQGRRVRFESHDPQEARALFISQALVQEEMFGRMDTPALMRETEADARKKYPGSFEFFWHNRRLIKEIEALEHRSRRPDVLVDDDLLFAFYDSRIPKQVLSRESMKAWLKASSKNGITQADVEATATNTANTDAHLRLSKADLMRHEAAGITVDRYPKKMLVGGGELALTYHFEPASPKDGVTLVVPLTLLNQVDSRRCEWLVPGMCEEKILLLLKSLPQKLRRHCIPLPEFAKSSLERLLDEKKFGEGDFLDSLITDIRKERGLEIKRTDFRPEALPLHLSMNFRLVDEHGRQLELERNLARLRAEHGQTARTAFQAIAQQAVQEEFGITVSDARTVVASTAASASALASVRAIEQGGYKSWDFGPLPETLEIQKGNRTLFGYPALVDCGESCDLEVFDDLLEARKQHWQGLRRLFTLANKDTLKALQKQLPGARELGLLFINIGSIERLVEQILHCAIERAFMNDPLPANAEQFAERLQAGKPRLALIAQEMAKHALAALQAHADLQKKIAQAKAASLSAFNDIQAQMQGLVFPQFVADIPYEQLVHLPRYLKAIALRIDKLRANPSRDAQCQKDWESVARPWQKLIQANRGSSGHGAGEDQVLLDFRWQLEELRVALYAQELKTPTPMSLKRLEKILGSFR encoded by the coding sequence GTGCCTGCTTCCAACACTACGCGCAGCTTAGAAATTCGATTCCCGGAAGAGTTGCCGGTATCGGGTCAGCGTCAAATTATCAAAGACGCCCTTACTAATTCCCAGGTAGTGATTGTCTGTGGAGAGACCGGATCAGGCAAAACCACTCAGTTGCCAAAGATTTGCCTAGACCTGGGCAGGGGCACAATTAACGGTGGACGCCTGATTGGGCATACCCAGCCGCGCCGCATAGCAGCTACCGCTACTGCAAAACGGATTGCCCAAGAGCTAGGAAGCCCCATCGGTCAAGATGTTGGTTATCAGGTACGCTTTGCCGATAAAACGAGTCAAGGCGCCTCTATCAAGCTAATGACGGATGGCATCTTGCTTGCTGAGACCCAGCGAGACCCCCAGCTACGTGCTTATGACACGCTCATCATTGATGAGGCCCATGAGCGCAGTCTCAATATTGACTTCTTGTTGGGTTATTTGAGGCAGTTACTTCCCAAGCGCCCTGATTTAAAGCTCATCATTACTTCCGCAACGATTGATGCAAAGCGTTTTTCTGAGCACTTTACGATTGCTGGCAAGGCTGCCCCTGTCATTGAGGTCAGTGGACGTCTTTTCCCCGTAGAGCAGCGCTATGAGCCTGTAGAGCCCGATGTAAAGCCTGATGGTAAGAAGGTATCCAAGCAAGCTAAGGAAATTCCTGAAGCGGTTACAGAGGCTATTACGCAGGTTTGGAGAGAAGGTGCCGCTGGAGCGGGGGATGTCTTGGTATTTTTACCCGGAGAGCGGGAGATTCGGGATTGTGCCGAGGCCATTAGAAAAGATCATGTGCTCCAGCAACGTTTTCATCCTGAGGTGCTGAGTTTGTTTGCGCGTCAATCTGTTGCAGAACAGGAACGTGTATTTAACCCGGGAAATGGACGTCGCATTATTTTGACCACTAATGTGGCAGAGACGTCGCTCACAGTTCCCAATATTCGTTATGTAGTTGATAGCGGCCTAGCACGAGTCAAGCGCTACTCTTATCGTAATAAGGTCGAGCAGCTGCAAATAGAATCCATTTCACAAGCAGCTGCCAATCAACGCGCTGGTCGTTGTGGTCGTGTATCGGATGGTATTTGCATTCGGCTCTATAGCGAACAAGATTACCTAAGTCGTCCAAAGTTTACCGATCCTGAAATTTTGCGTAGCTCTCTAGCAGCAGTGCTTCTACGCATGAGTTCCTTGCGTCTGCCTAGGGTGCAAGAGTTTCCCTTTATCGATAAACCCCTAGGTCGCGCCATTGCCGATGGTGTTCAGCTGCTAGATGAGCTGGGTGCAATTGCGTATGACGAAAACGTCGTCGGTGATAACAGCGATATTAATAATCACTTTAAATTAACTGCTATCGGCAAACAATTAGCCGATCTTCCACTAGATCCCCGCATTGGACGTATGTTGCTAGCGGCTAAAGAGCAGCAGGCATTACGTGAAGTGACCATTATCGCTTCTGCCCTAGCGACTCAGGATCCGCGTGAGCGTCCTTTAGAGCAGGCAGCCGCTGCTGATCAAGCCCATTTGCAGTTTGCGGATGAGCGATCCGAATTCTTAAATTTTGTAAAGCTATGGGATTGGTATCAGGATGCACTCCAACATAAACAGAGTAATCGCCAGTTAGAGAATTTATGCCGAAGTAAGTTTTTGTCTCCTAGACGATTGCGTGAATGGCGTGATGTCCATGGTCAGTTGCACACGATGCTCGGTGAAAAAGGCTGGAAAGAAAATCCTTTGCCAGCCACTTATGAGCAAGTTCACTTATCCCTATTGACTGGACTCTTGGGCTATGTTGCCAAAAAAGAAGAGGATGAAAAATCACAAGAGCGCGGAAGTAAAACGGGTGGTTACATTGGCGCGCGGGGTATTCGTCCATTCATTTGGCCTGGGTCAACTATTGGTAAGAAGGCTGGCGCTTGGATTTTGGCTGGTGAGCTTCAAGAAACCAATCGTATGTATGCCCGCACAATTGCCAAGATTGAGCCACAGTGGGTAGAGCGCGTCGCTGGCCATCGATTGATTAAATCCTTGAGTGATCCTTTTTGGGATGCTCGTCAAGGTGAGGTGATGGCTTTTGAGCGAGGAACGCTGTATGGACTACCGATTTATCAAGGTCGCCGTGTGCGTTTTGAATCTCACGACCCCCAAGAGGCGCGCGCGCTATTTATCAGTCAAGCCTTAGTTCAGGAGGAAATGTTTGGTCGTATGGATACTCCTGCCTTAATGAGAGAAACGGAAGCTGATGCCAGGAAAAAATATCCCGGAAGCTTTGAGTTCTTTTGGCATAACCGACGATTAATTAAAGAGATTGAGGCCCTAGAGCATCGTTCACGCCGACCAGATGTCTTGGTTGATGACGACCTCTTGTTTGCTTTTTATGATTCGAGAATACCGAAACAGGTGCTGAGTCGGGAGAGTATGAAAGCATGGCTAAAGGCATCCAGTAAAAATGGGATTACCCAAGCTGATGTTGAAGCAACTGCTACCAATACTGCTAATACTGACGCCCATCTACGTTTATCTAAGGCCGACTTGATGCGTCATGAAGCGGCTGGCATTACGGTTGATCGTTATCCCAAAAAAATGCTTGTAGGCGGTGGAGAGCTCGCTTTAACTTATCACTTTGAACCAGCTAGCCCAAAGGATGGTGTCACGCTGGTGGTGCCACTGACCCTGTTAAATCAAGTCGATAGTCGCCGCTGTGAATGGCTTGTTCCGGGTATGTGTGAAGAAAAGATTTTGTTGCTCCTCAAATCACTTCCGCAAAAATTACGTCGACATTGCATTCCGCTCCCTGAGTTTGCCAAGTCTTCATTGGAGCGTTTATTAGATGAAAAGAAATTTGGGGAAGGTGACTTTTTAGATAGCCTCATTACGGATATTCGTAAAGAGCGCGGTTTAGAAATTAAGCGCACAGATTTTAGGCCAGAGGCATTGCCATTGCATTTATCCATGAACTTCCGTTTAGTAGATGAGCATGGTCGCCAGCTTGAGTTGGAGCGTAACTTAGCGCGTTTGCGTGCAGAGCATGGCCAGACAGCGAGAACTGCGTTTCAGGCGATTGCTCAACAGGCGGTCCAGGAAGAGTTTGGTATCACTGTATCAGACGCTAGAACGGTAGTAGCATCAACGGCAGCTTCAGCATCAGCTTTAGCTTCAGTTAGAGCCATTGAGCAGGGCGGATATAAAAGTTGGGATTTTGGTCCCTTACCCGAGACTCTAGAAATTCAAAAAGGTAACCGCACTTTATTTGGTTACCCTGCACTGGTCGACTGTGGTGAATCTTGTGATCTTGAGGTATTTGATGATCTGCTGGAGGCCAGAAAGCAGCATTGGCAGGGTCTGCGTCGCCTTTTTACTTTGGCAAATAAAGACACTTTAAAAGCATTGCAGAAACAGCTTCCTGGCGCTCGAGAGCTGGGCTTGTTATTTATTAATATTGGCTCAATAGAGCGCCTTGTTGAACAAATACTCCACTGTGCAATAGAGCGGGCATTTATGAATGATCCTTTGCCAGCTAATGCAGAACAATTTGCAGAGCGCCTTCAAGCGGGCAAACCTAGGCTGGCTTTAATCGCTCAGGAGATGGCAAAGCATGCATTGGCTGCATTGCAGGCCCATGCTGATCTACAAAAAAAGATAGCGCAAGCAAAAGCAGCTTCCCTGAGCGCTTTTAATGATATTCAAGCGCAGATGCAAGGTTTGGTCTTCCCGCAGTTTGTAGCCGACATTCCCTACGAGCAGTTAGTGCATCTACCAAGATACCTAAAAGCGATTGCATTGAGAATTGATAAGCTTCGGGCTAACCCAAGCAGGGATGCACAGTGTCAAAAGGATTGGGAGTCAGTGGCTAGACCTTGGCAAAAACTCATTCAGGCTAATCGCGGTTCATCTGGGCATGGAGCGGGTGAAGATCAGGTTTTGCTTGATTTTCGGTGGCAGCTAGAAGAATTAAGGGTTGCTTTATATGCCCAGGAATTAAAAACACCCACCCCAATGTCTTTAAAACGCCTGGAAAAGATCCTCGGCAGTTTCCGCTAG
- the rlmB gene encoding 23S rRNA (guanosine(2251)-2'-O)-methyltransferase RlmB produces the protein MKQILVGFHAVQARLRVDPDSLKSVYFDLGRRDRRMGDFLKQAEEALGERLHAADSERLHKLAGHDRHQGVVALADKMTVARTITEVIEDAQSSKTKALFLVLDGVTDPHNFGACLRVADGAGVDAVVIPKDRSASINATVSKVASGAAEVMPVITVTNLVRSMREMQEAGVWLIGTDDTAEKSIYDIDLTGPVGIVMGAEGEGMRRLTKETCDELVRIPMQGVVESLNVSVASGVCLYEALRQRLAKPAT, from the coding sequence ATGAAGCAAATATTAGTAGGTTTTCATGCGGTACAAGCGCGCCTTAGGGTGGACCCAGATAGTTTGAAATCTGTGTACTTTGATCTGGGGCGTCGCGATCGCCGTATGGGTGACTTTTTAAAGCAGGCTGAAGAGGCGCTTGGTGAGCGATTGCACGCTGCCGATTCTGAGCGTCTTCATAAGTTAGCGGGCCATGATCGCCATCAAGGGGTGGTTGCCTTAGCCGATAAGATGACAGTAGCGCGTACGATTACTGAAGTGATTGAAGATGCACAGAGTAGTAAGACCAAGGCGCTGTTCTTAGTATTGGACGGCGTAACAGATCCCCATAACTTTGGAGCCTGCTTACGAGTTGCGGATGGTGCTGGTGTTGATGCGGTGGTGATTCCTAAGGATCGATCGGCATCGATCAATGCTACGGTAAGCAAAGTCGCTAGCGGTGCTGCTGAAGTCATGCCGGTCATTACAGTAACCAACCTTGTACGCAGTATGCGCGAAATGCAGGAGGCTGGAGTGTGGCTGATCGGCACTGATGATACGGCTGAAAAATCTATTTACGATATTGATCTCACCGGGCCTGTAGGGATAGTGATGGGAGCCGAGGGCGAGGGCATGCGTCGCTTAACTAAAGAAACTTGCGACGAGCTGGTGCGTATTCCGATGCAAGGCGTGGTGGAAAGTTTGAACGTATCGGTCGCAAGTGGCGTTTGTTTGTACGAGGCTTTGAGGCAGCGTTTAGCTAAACCTGCAACATAA
- a CDS encoding oxidative damage protection protein: protein MARMVQCIKLNKESEGMDFAPLPGDLGKKIWNQVSKEAWAAWLKHQTMLINENRLNMADPRARQYLLKQVEKYFFEGGVDMVQGYVPPTE, encoded by the coding sequence ATGGCACGCATGGTTCAATGTATCAAACTCAATAAAGAATCCGAAGGAATGGACTTTGCGCCACTTCCAGGAGATTTAGGAAAAAAGATTTGGAATCAGGTATCCAAAGAGGCTTGGGCAGCTTGGTTAAAACATCAAACGATGTTGATCAATGAGAACCGTCTCAATATGGCCGATCCTCGTGCTCGTCAATACCTCCTAAAACAAGTTGAAAAATACTTTTTTGAAGGTGGCGTAGATATGGTGCAAGGTTACGTTCCACCAACAGAATAG
- the trxC gene encoding thioredoxin TrxC: protein MIISCPHCSKGNRVPAERLNQSPVCGACQQDLLALPINATAANFSELTTQTAIPVIVDFWAPWCGPCKMFGPTFQASAIAHANKVLFIKVNTEAEQGLGAQMNIRSIPTLAGFKGGKEVHRVSGALPPSQLEQFINQLR from the coding sequence ATGATTATTTCTTGTCCGCATTGTTCTAAAGGCAACCGCGTTCCCGCAGAGAGGCTGAACCAAAGTCCTGTATGTGGGGCTTGTCAGCAAGATCTACTTGCATTGCCAATCAACGCAACAGCAGCGAATTTTTCCGAACTAACTACACAAACCGCAATACCCGTAATTGTTGATTTTTGGGCGCCTTGGTGTGGGCCATGCAAAATGTTTGGCCCCACCTTTCAGGCAAGTGCAATAGCCCATGCCAACAAGGTGCTTTTTATCAAAGTCAACACAGAAGCAGAGCAAGGGCTGGGGGCGCAGATGAATATTCGCTCCATACCAACCCTAGCAGGTTTTAAGGGTGGTAAAGAGGTGCACCGGGTGAGTGGCGCTTTACCGCCATCTCAACTGGAACAATTCATCAATCAACTACGGTAA
- the tal gene encoding transaldolase: MNTSATQPRQSSQSSQLSQLSQLRKLTTVVADTGDFERMQEFQPQDATTNPSLILKAVQQPNYQALVQEVKAAHPGLKPVDLADYILVAFGLEILKIIPGRVSTEVDARLSFDTSATIHKAKHLIALYESHGIDRKRVLIKLAGTWEGIQAAKTLEAEGIHCNMTLLFSLVQAAACGAVNAKLISPFVGRITDWYKAKLGSGWNDIDHGGANDPGVTSVKRIFYYYKHFGIQTEIMGASFRSANQILELAGCDLLTISPELLAELQANTNPVSKKLDIGHSSAALAVEHIEQLKVNESHFRFQLNQDAMATEKLAEGIRNFCIDTDKLEALLSTSV, translated from the coding sequence ATGAATACCAGCGCCACCCAACCAAGACAATCAAGCCAATCTAGCCAGCTCAGCCAACTAAGCCAACTAAGAAAACTCACTACTGTAGTTGCCGATACAGGCGATTTTGAGCGCATGCAAGAATTTCAGCCCCAGGATGCCACGACCAACCCTTCACTCATTCTGAAAGCGGTTCAGCAGCCCAACTATCAGGCATTAGTTCAAGAAGTTAAAGCAGCCCATCCAGGATTGAAGCCCGTCGATTTGGCGGATTATATTTTGGTCGCCTTTGGCCTAGAAATTCTCAAAATTATTCCAGGGCGCGTATCAACTGAAGTAGATGCCCGCCTGTCCTTCGATACCAGCGCGACGATCCATAAAGCTAAACACCTGATTGCCCTGTACGAATCGCATGGAATTGATCGCAAGCGGGTTTTAATTAAACTTGCGGGAACATGGGAAGGTATTCAGGCGGCTAAGACGCTAGAGGCGGAGGGCATTCATTGCAATATGACGCTCTTATTCTCCTTGGTACAGGCAGCTGCTTGTGGCGCAGTTAATGCAAAACTGATTTCACCATTCGTTGGCCGCATTACCGATTGGTATAAAGCCAAGCTTGGATCTGGATGGAATGACATCGACCATGGCGGCGCTAATGATCCTGGCGTTACTTCGGTCAAACGCATCTTTTACTATTACAAACATTTTGGAATTCAAACCGAAATCATGGGTGCCAGTTTTAGAAGTGCGAATCAAATTTTAGAGCTTGCTGGCTGTGACTTACTGACCATCAGTCCCGAGCTGCTGGCTGAGCTTCAGGCAAATACGAATCCAGTTTCTAAAAAATTAGATATTGGGCATTCATCGGCCGCTTTGGCTGTAGAGCATATCGAACAATTAAAGGTGAATGAATCTCACTTTAGATTTCAACTTAATCAGGATGCAATGGCCACTGAAAAGTTAGCTGAGGGAATTCGTAATTTCTGCATCGACACTGATAAGCTTGAGGCACTATTAAGCACATCTGTATAA
- the rpiA gene encoding ribose-5-phosphate isomerase RpiA, producing MNQDELKRLVGEAARDEVLHLPAGAVLGIGTGSTVNCFIDAIAPHRDHFAGAVSSSNATTERLLKHGFKVLDPNTVEILPVYVDGADEIDPSGYMIKGGGGALTREKIIASMAKQFICICDSSKQVPILGHFALPVEIIPISQGVVTRELERLGGQVSLRHAKNTRADLGQTPSEPFVTDNSAWILDVAGLKITDPVALESQINQIAGVITVGLFAKERAHILLVSNASGVSKLLL from the coding sequence ATGAATCAAGATGAACTAAAGCGGTTAGTCGGTGAGGCTGCGCGAGACGAGGTACTTCATTTGCCCGCCGGAGCAGTTTTAGGCATTGGCACAGGGTCTACTGTGAATTGCTTTATCGACGCTATTGCGCCTCATCGGGATCACTTTGCGGGAGCGGTATCGAGCTCCAATGCCACAACGGAACGTTTACTCAAGCATGGATTTAAGGTTCTAGACCCCAATACAGTCGAAATCCTGCCTGTATATGTCGATGGTGCGGATGAAATCGATCCCTCTGGTTACATGATCAAGGGCGGCGGCGGGGCATTGACCCGAGAAAAAATCATTGCTTCAATGGCTAAGCAATTCATTTGCATCTGCGATTCATCAAAGCAGGTGCCCATACTGGGGCACTTTGCCTTACCAGTTGAAATCATTCCTATTTCCCAGGGGGTCGTTACTCGTGAGTTAGAAAGATTGGGCGGCCAGGTTTCTTTGCGTCACGCTAAAAACACCCGTGCTGATTTAGGGCAAACACCAAGTGAGCCCTTTGTGACAGATAACAGCGCTTGGATCTTAGATGTAGCTGGCCTGAAAATTACTGATCCTGTAGCGCTGGAATCGCAGATCAACCAAATTGCTGGCGTCATTACGGTAGGGTTATTTGCTAAAGAAAGGGCCCATATTCTGTTGGTCAGTAATGCCTCTGGTGTGAGCAAGCTCTTGCTATAA
- the argA gene encoding amino-acid N-acetyltransferase, whose product MPTNAPNSGLNTEESSPNFPFVGWLRDVAPYIHSFREKTFVIAFAGELAQEIGLENLIEDIAMLHAMGMRIVLVHGIRPQIEEQLSLRNIKSQFGSTAMYSHRITDAAALECVKEAAGELRLDIEAAFSRGLPNTPMAGSRISVISGNFITAMPVGVVEGTDYIHTGLVRKVDSSSIRQSLDSNKIVLLSPLGFSPTGQAFNLAFEDVAASTAAALKADKLIFLSPYAGLKDDEGDYITELSMRQLQDYITHHQELDVGMKGLLSISGKAIRAGVSRVHFLPCNQDGALLEELFTHDGIGMMLASSDIENLREANQDDVGGILQLTSPLEDEGILAARGQDVIERDIQRFSVIEHDRVLFGCAALFPFPNGVGELACLAVDPDVQGSGDGERLLKRIEMRAKLEGIKKLFVLTTRTEHWFLKRGFKRASVEDLPEERKQIYNWDRKSMVLTKEL is encoded by the coding sequence ATGCCAACAAATGCACCTAACTCAGGCTTAAACACCGAAGAATCAAGCCCTAATTTTCCCTTTGTGGGGTGGCTGCGTGACGTTGCGCCCTATATTCATAGCTTTCGTGAAAAGACCTTTGTCATTGCCTTTGCCGGTGAATTAGCCCAAGAAATCGGTCTAGAAAATCTGATTGAAGATATTGCAATGCTTCATGCCATGGGTATGAGGATCGTCCTAGTACACGGAATACGCCCGCAAATTGAAGAGCAACTCTCACTGCGCAATATCAAGAGCCAATTTGGTAGTACCGCCATGTACAGCCACCGAATTACTGATGCGGCTGCTCTTGAGTGCGTAAAAGAAGCCGCTGGTGAGTTACGCCTAGATATCGAGGCTGCGTTTAGTCGCGGTCTACCAAATACCCCAATGGCGGGATCACGTATATCTGTTATATCTGGAAACTTTATTACTGCGATGCCGGTTGGCGTTGTAGAGGGTACCGACTACATTCATACCGGCCTTGTTCGTAAGGTTGACTCATCATCCATCAGACAGTCGCTAGATAGCAATAAGATCGTGCTGCTTTCACCGCTCGGCTTTTCTCCTACCGGCCAGGCTTTTAATTTGGCTTTTGAAGATGTTGCTGCCTCAACCGCAGCCGCACTCAAGGCAGATAAGCTGATTTTCTTGAGCCCTTATGCAGGCTTAAAAGATGATGAGGGTGACTACATCACCGAGTTATCTATGCGTCAGCTTCAAGACTACATTACGCATCATCAAGAACTCGATGTTGGTATGAAGGGTTTATTAAGCATTTCCGGTAAAGCGATTCGAGCGGGTGTAAGTCGGGTGCACTTTTTGCCTTGCAATCAAGACGGCGCCTTGCTTGAGGAACTATTCACCCATGATGGTATCGGCATGATGCTCGCTTCATCTGATATTGAAAATCTACGCGAAGCGAATCAGGATGACGTTGGTGGGATTCTCCAGCTCACTAGCCCACTTGAAGATGAGGGTATCTTAGCTGCTCGTGGTCAAGATGTCATTGAACGCGACATTCAGCGTTTTTCTGTCATTGAGCATGACCGCGTTCTGTTTGGTTGTGCAGCCCTCTTCCCCTTTCCTAACGGAGTTGGTGAACTTGCTTGCCTAGCAGTAGATCCGGATGTTCAGGGATCTGGTGATGGAGAGCGTTTACTTAAGCGGATTGAAATGAGAGCAAAGCTAGAGGGCATCAAAAAGCTTTTTGTTTTAACCACCAGAACAGAACATTGGTTCTTAAAGCGCGGATTTAAACGGGCATCTGTTGAAGATCTGCCTGAAGAAAGAAAGCAGATTTATAACTGGGATCGTAAGTCAATGGTACTTACTAAAGAACTTTAA